A genomic region of Trichothermofontia sichuanensis B231 contains the following coding sequences:
- the cobS gene encoding adenosylcobinamide-GDP ribazoletransferase translates to MLRLVAAIAFYTRLPVPSSGSLDFQGVARLAPVVGLLLGGLLGACDHLLALVGMPSLTRSALLVVGWLALTGGLHLDGAIDTADGLAVPDPDRRLAVMRESVSGAFGVMAAVAILLLKVAALTDLTQHRWLALLLVPAWARWGQLLAIVRYPYLRPTGKGAFHKATIQSPWEPFPTALLLILLSGWGGFVLLGFNPLELATLSPDRLVSVVLTGLALTAAGLMPAIATGAWFQQQLGGHTGDTYGAIVEWSETFSLVLVTLILGKTVV, encoded by the coding sequence ATGCTGCGTTTGGTTGCCGCGATCGCCTTTTATACGCGCTTGCCTGTCCCCAGTAGTGGGTCCCTGGACTTCCAGGGCGTCGCCCGTTTGGCCCCGGTGGTGGGCCTCCTCTTGGGCGGGTTGCTGGGGGCTTGTGATCATCTCCTCGCCCTGGTGGGGATGCCCAGCTTAACCCGCAGTGCCCTGCTTGTCGTGGGTTGGCTGGCCCTCACTGGGGGGTTACATTTAGACGGCGCGATCGATACGGCTGATGGCTTAGCCGTCCCCGATCCCGATCGCCGCTTGGCCGTTATGCGTGAGAGTGTGAGCGGTGCCTTTGGCGTCATGGCTGCTGTCGCCATCCTCCTCCTCAAAGTTGCTGCCCTCACCGACTTAACCCAACACCGCTGGTTGGCCCTCCTGTTGGTTCCGGCCTGGGCACGCTGGGGCCAACTATTGGCGATCGTGCGTTACCCCTACCTCCGGCCCACGGGTAAGGGAGCCTTCCATAAAGCCACCATCCAGTCGCCCTGGGAACCCTTCCCAACGGCCTTACTGCTGATCCTCCTCTCTGGTTGGGGTGGTTTTGTGCTGTTGGGATTCAACCCGTTAGAGTTAGCCACTCTGAGCCCAGATAGGCTGGTATCCGTTGTCTTGACCGGATTGGCCCTCACTGCTGCGGGATTGATGCCCGCGATCGCGACCGGGGCCTGGTTCCAGCAACAATTAGGGGGGCATACTGGCGATACCTACGGTGCGATCGTTGAGTGGAGCGAGACCTTTTCTCTGGTTTTAGTTACCCTGATTCTAGGTAAAACCGTGGTTTAA
- the groL gene encoding chaperonin GroEL (60 kDa chaperone family; promotes refolding of misfolded polypeptides especially under stressful conditions; forms two stacked rings of heptamers to form a barrel-shaped 14mer; ends can be capped by GroES; misfolded proteins enter the barrel where they are refolded when GroES binds), producing MAKLISFDEKSRQSLEQGINALADAVRITLGPRGRNVVLEKKFGAPDIVNDGVTIAKEIELEDPFQNVGAKLMQEVASKTKDIAGDGTTTATVLAQAMVREGMRNVAAGANPVALRRGIEKTIAELVKRIAEVAKPVEGDAIAQVATVSAGNDEEVGQMIAEAMHKVTKDGVITVEESKSLTTEMEVVEGMQIDRGYISPYFVTDQERMVAEYENALILITDKKISSIQDLVPTLEKVARSSQPLLIIAEDVEGEALATLVVNRMRGVLSVVAVKAPGFGDRRKAMLQDIAILTNGQLISEEVGLSLDSISLDMLGTARKVTVEKDTTTIVAATENSSAVQKRIAQIRKELDETDSEYDREKLQERIAKLAGGVAVIKVGAPTETELKNRKLRIEDALNATQAAVEEGIVAGGGTTLIHLGSQLKDFVASLEGEEQIGANIVIRALEAPLRQIAENAGAEGSVIVEKVREKDFSVGYNALTQQFEDLIAAGIVDPAKVVRSALQDAASVAAMVLTTEALIVEKPEPPAPASGGPDMGGMGGMGMM from the coding sequence ATGGCGAAGCTGATCTCGTTTGACGAAAAATCACGGCAATCGCTGGAGCAGGGGATTAACGCCCTAGCGGATGCTGTCCGCATTACCCTCGGCCCGCGTGGCCGCAACGTGGTTCTGGAGAAGAAATTTGGTGCCCCGGATATTGTCAACGATGGCGTGACGATCGCCAAAGAGATTGAGTTGGAAGATCCCTTCCAAAATGTGGGCGCAAAGCTCATGCAGGAAGTGGCCTCTAAAACTAAGGACATTGCTGGTGATGGCACAACGACTGCTACGGTGCTAGCCCAAGCAATGGTGCGGGAAGGGATGCGTAATGTCGCCGCGGGGGCGAATCCAGTTGCCCTGCGCCGGGGGATTGAAAAGACGATCGCCGAGTTGGTGAAGCGGATTGCTGAGGTGGCTAAACCGGTCGAGGGTGACGCGATCGCCCAGGTGGCGACGGTATCAGCTGGCAACGATGAAGAAGTGGGCCAGATGATCGCTGAGGCGATGCACAAGGTCACCAAAGATGGCGTGATTACGGTGGAAGAATCCAAATCCCTGACGACCGAAATGGAAGTGGTGGAGGGGATGCAGATCGATCGCGGCTACATTTCCCCCTACTTTGTCACCGATCAGGAACGGATGGTTGCCGAGTATGAAAATGCGCTCATTCTGATCACTGACAAGAAGATTTCCTCTATTCAAGATCTGGTCCCCACGTTAGAAAAGGTCGCCCGCTCCAGCCAGCCACTGCTGATTATTGCTGAAGATGTGGAAGGGGAAGCCCTGGCAACCCTGGTAGTGAACCGGATGCGTGGAGTGTTGAGTGTGGTGGCGGTTAAAGCTCCCGGATTTGGCGATCGCCGCAAAGCCATGCTGCAAGATATTGCTATCCTCACCAACGGCCAATTGATTTCGGAAGAGGTGGGCCTCAGCCTGGATAGCATCAGTCTTGATATGTTGGGAACTGCCCGCAAGGTCACGGTAGAAAAGGATACCACCACGATCGTGGCAGCTACGGAGAACTCCAGTGCGGTGCAGAAACGCATTGCCCAAATTCGTAAGGAACTGGACGAAACGGATTCCGAGTACGATCGCGAGAAGCTGCAAGAGCGGATCGCCAAACTCGCCGGGGGAGTTGCTGTGATTAAGGTGGGTGCCCCCACCGAAACGGAACTGAAAAACCGCAAATTGCGCATCGAAGATGCCCTCAATGCCACCCAAGCTGCCGTTGAAGAAGGCATTGTTGCTGGTGGCGGCACCACGCTCATCCACTTGGGCAGTCAATTGAAAGACTTCGTGGCCAGCCTGGAGGGCGAAGAACAGATTGGGGCCAACATTGTCATCCGTGCCCTAGAAGCGCCCCTGCGGCAAATTGCTGAAAACGCGGGTGCCGAAGGCTCGGTGATTGTGGAAAAAGTCCGCGAGAAGGACTTTAGCGTGGGTTACAATGCCCTGACCCAGCAGTTTGAAGACCTGATCGCAGCTGGGATTGTTGACCCTGCCAAAGTGGTGCGATCGGCGCTCCAGGATGCGGCTTCCGTGGCCGCGATGGTCCTGACCACTGAAGCCCTGATTGTTGAAAAACCTGAACCCCCTGCGCCGGCAAGTGGTGGACCCGACATGGGTGGCATGGGTGGCATGGGCATGATGTAA
- a CDS encoding DMT family transporter, producing the protein MLGFCLVLAAAFCFCFQNVILRVLFTEQTIAGFLHTGGFVAPTLPNSFLLMFMRMVIVVPLMASLATTLYPNTWQEIRAISTSGQQRWLGRSLAGGGLMFLYLALLYISVGLIPTGIALTLFFTYPVFTALIAWYAFGSPPTRFRWGIMALILLGSFLTLPQTGFTGGQTSAIGILCGITAGLAYALYTVNAQQSFAYLHPVPFTWMSFAITLVLSTLSLRGWHSPPIPIQWGPLWIGGILSAIVTLAGHVLNNLGIRQIGATAAAMIGASNPALTVVLAWLAIQERLNSRQLASRSSPWVSSSSATTPPPNGRNPHLNLFSTLRA; encoded by the coding sequence GTGTTGGGATTTTGCCTGGTTCTGGCTGCGGCCTTTTGTTTTTGCTTTCAAAACGTCATCCTGCGGGTTCTATTTACGGAACAAACGATCGCGGGGTTCCTGCATACCGGCGGCTTTGTGGCCCCAACCTTGCCCAATTCTTTTCTCCTGATGTTTATGCGCATGGTGATCGTGGTTCCCCTGATGGCCTCCCTGGCGACGACGCTCTATCCCAACACCTGGCAGGAGATTCGGGCGATCAGTACATCGGGTCAACAGCGCTGGTTGGGGCGATCGCTCGCTGGCGGAGGGCTGATGTTTCTCTACCTGGCCTTGTTGTACATCTCGGTCGGCCTGATTCCCACCGGTATAGCCCTGACCCTGTTTTTTACCTACCCCGTCTTTACTGCCCTGATTGCCTGGTATGCCTTTGGCAGTCCCCCCACGCGTTTCCGGTGGGGCATTATGGCTCTGATTCTCCTGGGCAGCTTTTTGACTCTCCCCCAAACGGGTTTCACAGGCGGCCAGACCAGCGCGATCGGCATCCTGTGTGGGATCACCGCTGGGCTGGCCTATGCCCTCTACACGGTGAATGCGCAGCAGAGTTTTGCCTACCTCCATCCCGTCCCTTTTACCTGGATGAGTTTCGCCATCACCCTGGTTCTCTCTACCCTTAGCCTCAGGGGTTGGCACTCCCCGCCTATCCCAATCCAGTGGGGACCGCTGTGGATCGGAGGGATATTGTCCGCGATCGTCACCTTGGCCGGACATGTGCTCAATAACCTGGGCATTCGTCAGATTGGGGCCACCGCCGCCGCAATGATTGGGGCCAGTAATCCGGCTTTGACTGTGGTCTTGGCCTGGTTGGCGATCCAGGAACGCTTAAACAGCCGCCAACTGGCGTCGCGATCGTCACCCTGGGTGTCCTCCTCCTCAGCCACAACACCACCTCCCAACGGGAGAAATCCACACCTTAATTTGTTTAGCACTCTCCGAGCTTGA
- the crtH gene encoding carotenoid isomerase, whose translation MVPATADKANVAPSPQLASGSSFDVIVIGSGIGGLVTATQLAAKGAKVLVLERYLIPGGSAGYFERQGYRFDVGASMIFGFGQQGTTNLLTRALAAVNVSLETIPDPVQIHYHLPGGLDLQVHRDYEQFLAALTAYFPHEERGIRQFYDECWQVFNCLNAIELLSLEEPRYLARVFFQNPGACLGLVKYLPQNVGEVARRYISDPNLLKFIDMECYCWSVVPADRTPMINAGMVFSDRHYGGINYPKGGVGQIAQKLVEGLVNAGSYIRYRSRVTQVLTEKGQATGVQLASGEVYYARRIVSNATRWDTFPDLLPTEPLPAAEQKWRQRYQKSPSFLNLHLGIEDPHGRVLPPGTACHHILLEDWQKMEEPEGTIFVSIPTLLDPSLAPPNCHIIHTFTPSWIEDWQGLSRRDYERKKEDAAERVIDRLETIFPGLIVTQDYQEVGTPRTHRRFLGRSDGTYGPIPRRQLRGLLGMPFNRTAIPGLYCVGDSTFPGQGLNAVAFSGFACAHRIAVDLGL comes from the coding sequence ATGGTCCCTGCTACTGCTGATAAGGCCAACGTTGCCCCTTCACCCCAACTTGCCTCTGGTTCAAGCTTTGATGTCATCGTGATCGGTTCTGGTATCGGCGGTTTGGTGACGGCCACCCAGTTAGCTGCCAAGGGGGCCAAGGTGCTGGTGTTGGAGCGCTACCTGATCCCCGGTGGCAGTGCGGGTTATTTTGAACGCCAGGGGTATCGATTCGATGTCGGCGCATCCATGATTTTTGGCTTTGGCCAACAGGGGACGACCAATTTACTCACCCGTGCCCTAGCTGCCGTTAACGTCAGTTTGGAAACGATCCCCGATCCGGTCCAGATCCATTACCACCTGCCAGGGGGTCTGGATCTGCAAGTCCACCGGGATTACGAGCAATTCCTGGCCGCATTGACTGCCTATTTTCCCCATGAAGAGCGGGGCATTCGCCAGTTTTATGATGAATGCTGGCAGGTTTTTAATTGCCTAAACGCGATCGAACTCCTGTCTCTAGAAGAACCCCGCTACCTGGCCCGTGTCTTTTTCCAAAATCCGGGGGCCTGTCTGGGGCTGGTTAAATATCTACCCCAAAATGTTGGGGAAGTAGCCCGTCGCTATATCAGCGATCCGAACCTGCTCAAGTTTATTGATATGGAGTGCTACTGCTGGTCAGTTGTCCCCGCCGATCGCACCCCCATGATCAACGCCGGTATGGTGTTTAGCGATCGCCATTATGGCGGCATCAATTACCCCAAAGGTGGGGTTGGCCAAATTGCCCAGAAGTTGGTCGAGGGACTGGTGAACGCAGGCAGCTACATCCGTTATCGGTCCAGGGTCACGCAAGTTTTAACGGAAAAAGGACAGGCAACCGGCGTCCAACTCGCGTCCGGCGAAGTGTATTATGCTCGTCGGATTGTCTCCAATGCCACCCGTTGGGATACATTCCCAGACCTATTGCCCACCGAACCCCTACCAGCAGCCGAGCAAAAGTGGCGGCAGCGCTATCAGAAATCCCCCAGTTTCCTCAACCTGCATTTGGGGATTGAAGATCCCCACGGTCGGGTATTGCCCCCTGGTACAGCCTGCCACCACATTTTGCTGGAGGACTGGCAGAAAATGGAAGAGCCAGAAGGAACGATCTTTGTATCGATTCCCACGTTGCTCGATCCCAGTTTAGCCCCACCCAACTGCCACATCATCCATACCTTTACCCCCAGTTGGATTGAGGATTGGCAAGGACTCTCGCGACGAGACTATGAGCGGAAAAAAGAGGATGCAGCCGAACGGGTCATTGATCGCCTGGAAACCATCTTCCCCGGTTTAATTGTCACCCAGGACTATCAGGAGGTGGGAACACCCCGAACCCATCGACGCTTTTTGGGGCGATCGGACGGGACCTACGGCCCAATTCCCCGGCGTCAGTTACGGGGGCTATTGGGGATGCCCTTTAATCGCACAGCGATCCCCGGCCTTTATTGTGTTGGTGACAGTACCTTCCCTGGCCAGGGCTTAAATGCCGTCGCGTTCTCCGGCTTTGCCTGTGCCCACCGCATCGCCGTTGATCTAGGGTTGTAA
- a CDS encoding DUF561 domain-containing protein: MTMLAQLQSAFAQRRALKVISGLMNFDVDRVLPVVQAAEQGGATFVDIACDPELVRQVRQAIALPICVSAVEPEAFVPAVAAGADLIEIGNFDAFYAQGRRFEVAEVLALTEATRQLLPDVLLSVTVPHILDLDQQVQLAEQLVAAGADVIQTEGGTSSTPTHAGTLGLIEKAAPTLAAAYEISRAVSVPVLCASGITNVTAPLAIAAGAAGVGVGSAINRLNDPLAMVATVRSLVEALATTTATTARI, from the coding sequence ATGACTATGCTTGCTCAATTGCAATCAGCTTTCGCTCAACGCCGCGCCCTCAAGGTGATTAGCGGCTTGATGAACTTTGATGTCGATCGCGTTCTGCCCGTTGTCCAAGCGGCAGAACAGGGGGGCGCGACCTTCGTGGATATTGCCTGTGATCCAGAATTGGTGCGGCAGGTGCGGCAGGCGATCGCGCTGCCCATCTGTGTATCGGCGGTGGAACCGGAAGCTTTTGTCCCCGCTGTGGCCGCTGGGGCAGATCTGATTGAGATCGGGAACTTTGACGCCTTCTATGCCCAGGGACGGCGGTTTGAGGTCGCAGAAGTTCTCGCCCTGACCGAGGCCACCCGGCAGTTATTGCCCGATGTCCTGTTATCGGTGACGGTGCCCCATATCCTTGATTTGGACCAACAGGTACAACTAGCGGAGCAACTGGTAGCGGCTGGCGCGGATGTCATCCAAACCGAAGGTGGTACCAGCAGTACCCCGACCCATGCGGGCACCCTGGGTCTGATCGAAAAGGCCGCGCCGACGCTAGCAGCCGCCTATGAAATCTCCCGTGCGGTATCGGTTCCTGTCCTCTGTGCTTCTGGGATTACCAATGTGACGGCTCCCCTGGCGATCGCAGCGGGGGCGGCGGGAGTTGGGGTTGGTTCAGCCATCAACCGTCTCAATGATCCGCTGGCAATGGTGGCGACGGTGCGCAGCCTCGTGGAAGCCCTGGCAACGACCACGGCAACAACGGCCCGCATCTAG